In Helicobacter bilis, a genomic segment contains:
- the dapF gene encoding diaminopimelate epimerase translates to MIISKYCASGNDFLIFHSFLEQNRAKMAVELCNRFYGIGADGMVVVLPYESKDSNIAYKWEFYNADGSFAGMCGNASRAVSLYAFHNKLATQNHSFLSGAGIIDTSIKEIIDSKHAYVQSNLGEYVLQGNIVENKKGSVYEFEHIIMRIPHLVYFATSMKEFNLLSNDLEFLSHLRHKYDANVNIAIRENDKIYYVTFERGVENITQACGTGACAVYVSLRDFSKTYTLIPPSKEKLQVSYNNGLIYFSGLVTKVCDCVL, encoded by the coding sequence ATGATTATAAGCAAATATTGTGCGAGTGGTAATGACTTTTTGATATTTCATAGCTTTTTAGAGCAGAATCGTGCGAAAATGGCAGTGGAGCTTTGCAATAGATTCTATGGTATTGGGGCTGATGGCATGGTTGTAGTTTTGCCTTATGAGAGTAAAGATTCTAATATCGCATATAAATGGGAGTTTTACAATGCTGATGGCAGTTTTGCTGGTATGTGTGGAAATGCAAGTAGAGCTGTAAGCCTATATGCTTTTCATAATAAACTTGCTACGCAAAATCATAGTTTTCTAAGTGGAGCGGGGATCATAGATACAAGTATTAAAGAAATTATAGATTCAAAACATGCGTATGTGCAAAGCAATCTTGGCGAATATGTCCTGCAAGGCAATATCGTTGAGAATAAAAAGGGGAGTGTCTATGAGTTTGAGCATATTATCATGCGTATCCCGCATTTAGTGTATTTTGCTACTTCTATGAAAGAGTTTAATTTGCTTAGCAATGACTTAGAGTTTCTCTCACATTTAAGACATAAGTATGATGCAAATGTAAATATTGCTATAAGAGAGAATGATAAAATCTATTATGTAACCTTTGAAAGGGGGGTAGAAAATATTACACAAGCCTGTGGCACAGGTGCATGTGCGGTATATGTCAGCCTAAGAGATTTTAGCAAAACCTATACGCTTATACCACCAAGCAAAGAGAAACTGCAAGTATCTTATAATAACGGCTTAATCTATTTCTCTGGACTTGTAACAAAAGTGTGTGATTGTGTTTTGTAA
- a CDS encoding LPP20 family lipoprotein codes for MKIVSVTSKGLCALALAAFLVACGGDKQGQVTSNSNEPAWVNSMSAAKEKAGSVVVGIGSAKILDGNLNYAVNQAAMQARAEIAQQVSAKIQQAIESLEQNDGMKISANSQQVARQKVEADLKKTEIAEKWTDKQATPPMLYVLVKMDEKMFEQTLKGVGQVLNVDADQARKLSETVQELLE; via the coding sequence ATGAAAATAGTATCAGTTACTAGTAAAGGATTATGTGCTTTGGCTTTGGCTGCTTTTTTGGTGGCTTGTGGTGGCGATAAACAAGGGCAAGTTACTTCAAATAGTAATGAACCTGCATGGGTGAATAGTATGTCGGCTGCAAAGGAAAAGGCTGGATCAGTAGTAGTGGGAATTGGATCTGCAAAAATTTTAGATGGGAATCTAAACTATGCGGTCAATCAAGCAGCAATGCAAGCGCGTGCTGAAATTGCACAACAAGTTAGTGCAAAGATTCAACAAGCAATTGAAAGTTTGGAGCAAAATGATGGTATGAAAATATCAGCCAATAGTCAGCAAGTAGCAAGACAAAAGGTAGAAGCCGATCTGAAGAAAACAGAAATAGCTGAAAAATGGACTGATAAACAAGCAACACCACCTATGCTATATGTCCTTGTAAAAATGGATGAAAAGATGTTTGAGCAAACGCTAAAAGGTGTTGGACAAGTTCTAAATGTTGATGCAGACCAAGCAAGAAAGCTTTCTGAAACAGTGCAAGAATTGTTGGAGTAG
- the purU gene encoding formyltetrahydrofolate deformylase yields the protein MKQHTLLIKCQDTKGLVFKISSILLLHQLNIEQNNEFVDKIHNTFFMRTEISGELDSKMLLAEVCAALPSDAEVRLSTQDKKSIVIFATKENHCLGDLLIRHNSGDLDANILAVISNHASLENLVEKFEIPYYHIESEGISRQEHEKKVIELCRTLNPDFLILAKYMRILSPSFVESFPNQIINIHHSFLPAFIGANPYKQAYERGVKIIGATAHFVNNQLDEGPIISQDTIQIDHSYTWQDMQKAGRDVEKVVLARALKLALEDRIFLHNNRTIIF from the coding sequence ATGAAACAGCACACATTGCTTATAAAATGCCAAGATACTAAAGGTTTAGTATTTAAAATCAGTTCGATTCTTTTACTCCATCAGCTAAACATAGAACAAAACAATGAATTTGTAGATAAGATACACAACACTTTTTTTATGCGGACAGAGATTAGCGGTGAGCTAGATTCCAAAATGCTTCTTGCTGAAGTGTGTGCGGCATTACCTAGTGATGCAGAAGTGAGACTTTCCACACAGGATAAGAAGTCGATAGTGATTTTTGCGACAAAAGAGAATCATTGCTTAGGTGATTTACTCATACGGCATAATAGCGGTGATTTAGACGCAAATATTTTAGCAGTTATTAGCAATCATGCGAGTTTAGAAAATCTTGTAGAAAAGTTTGAAATTCCATACTATCATATAGAATCGGAGGGTATCTCAAGGCAAGAGCATGAGAAAAAGGTTATTGAGCTTTGCAGGACTTTAAATCCAGATTTTTTAATACTAGCAAAATATATGCGTATTTTATCGCCTAGTTTTGTAGAGAGCTTTCCAAATCAAATTATTAACATTCATCATTCATTTTTGCCCGCATTTATCGGTGCAAATCCCTACAAACAAGCCTATGAACGCGGTGTAAAAATCATAGGTGCAACCGCCCATTTTGTAAATAATCAACTTGATGAAGGACCTATAATCTCGCAAGATACCATACAAATTGACCACAGCTACACATGGCAAGACATGCAAAAAGCAGGACGAGATGTAGAAAAGGTGGTTTTAGCCCGTGCGTTAAAATTAGCTCTTGAAGATAGAATCTTTTTGCATAACAACCGCACGATTATTTTTTAA
- the argJ gene encoding bifunctional ornithine acetyltransferase/N-acetylglutamate synthase: protein MATQIKLKAKRSTKLPKGFKLSGVKANIKYKNRLDLALIYSQEPCQSAGVWTKNSVQAACITHNKAKIQNHIHAVMINSGCANACTGKQGEENCDKSAEALAKVLRIDSKHILLASTGVIGAQLPMPRILKAIPKLVAQKNSNKDSIKLASKAIMTTDTFPKTFGITCKLQSPNDLDSKNTESGKEKVARNEKTSDSKNIVINTESKENAKDSVSVENKLDSKTQEKETCDKKAKVEKKNNKFRIFGMAKGSGMIHPNMATMLGFILTDIAISKELLQEALSEINTQTFNQISVDGDTSTNDMVVVLANGAAKNEIITSKSTDYEIFKKALKKVCVNLAKQIAKDGEGATHLLEVSIKNAQSLQQAQTLSKAIIGSNLVKTAIFGKDANWGRIICAMGYSNASFDASKFNLIFASKKGKIAIVKNGVGTAFNESKAKSILSADVVRILIDLQDGTHSAKAWGCDLSYDYIKINADYRS, encoded by the coding sequence ATGGCGACACAAATAAAACTTAAGGCAAAAAGAAGCACAAAACTTCCAAAAGGATTCAAACTCTCTGGCGTAAAGGCAAATATAAAATATAAAAATAGGCTAGACCTAGCCCTTATCTACTCACAAGAGCCTTGCCAAAGCGCTGGTGTATGGACGAAAAATAGCGTGCAGGCGGCTTGTATCACTCACAATAAAGCAAAGATACAAAATCATATCCATGCTGTTATGATAAATTCTGGTTGTGCGAATGCTTGCACAGGAAAGCAAGGTGAAGAAAATTGCGATAAAAGTGCGGAAGCCCTAGCAAAAGTGTTGCGTATAGATTCTAAGCATATTTTACTTGCTTCCACAGGCGTTATTGGAGCGCAATTGCCCATGCCTAGAATCTTGAAAGCTATCCCAAAGTTAGTAGCACAAAAAAATAGCAATAAAGATTCCATAAAATTAGCAAGTAAAGCCATTATGACAACAGATACTTTCCCAAAGACTTTTGGCATAACTTGTAAGTTACAAAGCCCAAATGATTTAGATTCTAAAAATACGGAATCTGGCAAGGAAAAAGTCGCTCGCAATGAAAAAACTAGCGATTCCAAAAATATTGTCATTAACACAGAATCTAAAGAAAATGCTAAAGATTCTGTAAGCGTAGAAAATAAGTTAGATTCTAAAACACAAGAAAAAGAGACATGCGATAAAAAGGCAAAAGTAGAAAAGAAAAACAACAAGTTTAGAATCTTTGGCATGGCAAAAGGTTCTGGCATGATTCACCCAAATATGGCGACCATGCTAGGCTTTATTTTGACCGATATAGCGATATCTAAAGAGTTATTGCAAGAAGCATTAAGTGAGATTAATACGCAAACTTTCAATCAAATAAGCGTTGATGGCGACACTTCAACAAATGATATGGTTGTTGTGTTAGCAAATGGTGCTGCAAAGAATGAAATTATCACAAGTAAAAGCACAGACTATGAGATATTCAAAAAAGCGTTAAAAAAAGTATGTGTCAATCTTGCCAAACAAATCGCTAAAGATGGCGAGGGTGCTACGCATTTGCTTGAAGTATCCATTAAAAACGCACAGAGTTTACAACAAGCACAAACCCTAAGCAAAGCTATCATTGGCTCAAATCTTGTTAAAACTGCAATCTTTGGTAAAGATGCAAACTGGGGACGAATTATATGTGCTATGGGGTATAGTAATGCGAGTTTTGATGCGAGTAAATTTAATCTTATTTTTGCAAGTAAAAAAGGGAAAATTGCAATCGTAAAAAATGGCGTAGGAACAGCATTTAATGAAAGTAAAGCAAAAAGTATTTTGAGTGCAGATGTCGTGCGTATTTTAATTGATTTGCAAGATGGCACACATAGCGCAAAAGCTTGGGGTTGTGACTTAAGCTATGATTATATAAAGATTAATGCGGACTATCGCTCGTAG
- a CDS encoding glycosyl transferase family 90 yields the protein MQTRGSRFIYNLKGIIRMIIPRIITQKQLETKIQKLLRIYEKNLEDISNRINYYNKLNKPFHIPLTKDKLPQISPLDLDLPPYPSRLANLQQLVPNIDILKNNTYKAGSVYYYDSYEWTRYFKDNLAWAYMFYDVSELLSFPAICKSRPIISCNNNSVLMQLEKYRHFHFINDPIRFEDKKDILLFRGAVYQDHRIRFFEKHFTNPNCDIGHVGRADSNPEWLKNKLSIQEHLPYKFLLSLEGYDVASNLKWVLSSNSLCIMPEPEIETWFMEDKLEKGVHFAAIKRDYSDVDSVLDYYKTHTNEAKEIIQNAHEFCARFYDKRLQGLLNLLVLRKYFYLSGQIDISPLEQTLFKLD from the coding sequence TTGCAGACAAGGGGTTCGCGTTTTATCTATAATCTCAAAGGTATTATACGCATGATAATACCACGCATAATAACGCAAAAGCAGCTTGAGACAAAGATACAAAAATTACTAAGAATCTATGAGAAAAACCTAGAAGACATAAGTAATCGCATAAATTATTACAATAAACTCAATAAGCCTTTTCATATACCATTAACAAAAGATAAATTACCGCAAATAAGCCCACTAGACCTAGATTTACCGCCTTATCCTAGTCGATTAGCAAACTTGCAGCAACTTGTGCCGAATATAGATATATTGAAAAATAATACTTATAAAGCCGGATCGGTGTATTATTATGATTCGTATGAATGGACGAGATATTTTAAGGATAATTTAGCATGGGCATATATGTTTTATGATGTGAGTGAGCTTTTAAGCTTTCCTGCGATTTGCAAGTCTCGTCCAATTATTTCTTGTAATAACAATTCAGTATTAATGCAGCTTGAAAAATATCGTCATTTTCATTTCATAAACGACCCAATAAGATTTGAGGATAAAAAGGATATATTGCTATTTCGTGGTGCTGTATATCAAGACCATAGAATCCGCTTTTTTGAAAAGCATTTTACTAATCCAAATTGCGATATTGGACATGTTGGACGAGCAGATTCTAATCCAGAATGGCTAAAAAATAAGCTCTCAATACAAGAGCATTTGCCCTATAAATTTCTACTAAGCCTTGAGGGCTATGATGTAGCAAGTAATCTCAAATGGGTGCTAAGCTCAAACTCACTCTGCATTATGCCAGAGCCAGAGATAGAAACTTGGTTTATGGAAGATAAGCTAGAAAAAGGTGTGCATTTTGCAGCTATTAAGCGTGATTATAGTGATGTAGATTCCGTGCTTGACTACTACAAAACACATACAAATGAAGCAAAGGAAATCATACAAAACGCACATGAATTTTGTGCTAGATTCTATGATAAAAGGCTTCAAGGCTTACTTAATCTCTTAGTATTACGCAAATATTTCTATCTCTCAGGACAGATTGATATAAGCCCATTAGAACAAACATTATTTAAACTTGATTAG
- a CDS encoding extracellular solute-binding protein, producing MLQNIFMRYARFSIFILSFIMLFSVCVYAKSRSDLYTTWHSAIAMDMIPKHENAKFLPYANPQAKKGGDFKTMGLGGFDSLDLFVLKGSKADSLDLVYDTLMAQSYDEPYAIYPLIAEKVSIANDNSGVRFMINPKARFSDDSKVSAGDVKFSFDMLMQKGDPTQSRYYADVKEAVVVSENIIEFIFKHNENKELPFILTQLHIIPKHFYLQNNENLYGKKPLRIPLGSGPYIIESFEINKYITYKRNKNYWAKDLMINVGAYNFDRITIEYYKDANVALRAFLAGNYDYRFEPQAKAWANDYEGSSLNAGRFKKITLTHGLPAGMQGFYLNARRTHLNDIRVREAILQCFDFEWSNEYLFYSQYKRTQSYYENSIYASNGLLRDSKDEIEILQSLGILNYNKSTREFEITKDYKDSINPRLLHEVYKNPSTKAPHSKRANLIYAQKLLKEAGYKVVENRLLDSNNKPVKLTLLLNSPLFERMVLPFKKNLAILGISLDIRLTDSAQYENRVKQFDYDIIVGLIPQSLFPGNEQDFFFSSMSADMEGSRNFSGVKNKAIDKLIILLNQTTDYNKRIAILHVMDRILLWGFYVVPHYYSPSFRIALRHDIRMPDIFPPYASPFSIYHYWWIE from the coding sequence ATGCTACAAAATATTTTTATGCGATATGCTAGATTTTCTATATTTATTCTCTCTTTTATTATGCTTTTTAGTGTATGCGTTTATGCGAAAAGTCGCTCTGATCTTTATACCACATGGCATAGTGCTATTGCTATGGATATGATACCAAAGCATGAAAATGCGAAATTTTTACCCTATGCCAATCCACAAGCAAAAAAGGGTGGGGATTTTAAGACTATGGGGCTTGGTGGCTTTGATAGCCTAGATTTATTTGTATTGAAGGGGAGTAAGGCAGATTCACTTGATTTAGTCTATGATACTTTAATGGCACAAAGCTATGATGAGCCTTATGCGATATATCCACTTATAGCAGAAAAAGTAAGCATTGCAAATGATAATAGTGGCGTGAGATTTATGATAAACCCAAAGGCAAGATTCAGCGATGATAGCAAGGTGAGTGCTGGTGATGTAAAATTTAGCTTTGATATGCTTATGCAAAAAGGCGATCCCACTCAATCTCGCTATTATGCTGATGTGAAAGAAGCGGTTGTGGTGAGTGAAAATATTATTGAATTTATCTTTAAACATAATGAAAATAAAGAATTACCCTTTATTCTTACGCAACTACACATTATCCCAAAACACTTCTATTTACAAAATAATGAGAATCTATATGGCAAAAAGCCCTTACGCATACCGCTTGGCAGTGGTCCCTACATAATAGAATCTTTTGAGATAAATAAATACATTACTTATAAACGAAATAAGAATTATTGGGCGAAAGATTTAATGATAAATGTTGGGGCATATAACTTTGATAGAATCACAATTGAATATTACAAAGACGCAAATGTCGCTTTGCGTGCATTTCTAGCGGGGAATTATGACTATCGCTTTGAGCCACAGGCAAAAGCATGGGCAAATGACTATGAAGGAAGTAGCCTTAATGCAGGAAGATTTAAAAAGATCACTTTAACACATGGCTTACCAGCGGGTATGCAGGGCTTTTATCTTAACGCAAGAAGAACGCATTTAAATGATATAAGAGTAAGGGAAGCGATACTTCAATGCTTTGATTTTGAATGGAGCAATGAATATCTATTTTACTCACAATATAAACGCACACAAAGCTATTATGAAAACTCAATATATGCTTCAAATGGTCTCTTAAGAGATTCTAAAGATGAAATAGAGATATTACAATCACTTGGAATCTTAAACTATAATAAAAGCACAAGAGAGTTTGAAATAACAAAAGACTATAAAGATTCTATAAATCCTCGCTTACTACATGAAGTCTATAAGAATCCAAGCACAAAAGCACCACATTCAAAAAGAGCAAATCTCATATACGCACAAAAGCTTTTAAAAGAAGCAGGATATAAAGTAGTAGAAAATAGGCTGCTAGATTCTAATAATAAGCCAGTGAAACTCACGCTTTTACTAAACTCACCTTTATTTGAACGCATGGTGCTGCCTTTTAAGAAAAATCTAGCAATACTTGGCATTAGCCTTGATATACGATTAACAGACTCAGCTCAATATGAAAATAGAGTAAAACAATTTGATTATGATATAATTGTGGGCTTGATACCACAAAGCCTTTTTCCGGGAAATGAACAAGACTTTTTCTTTTCGTCAATGAGTGCGGATATGGAAGGCTCAAGGAATTTTTCTGGTGTGAAAAATAAGGCGATTGATAAGCTTATTATTTTGCTTAATCAAACGACAGACTATAATAAACGCATAGCGATTTTACATGTGATGGATAGAATCTTACTATGGGGATTCTATGTTGTGCCGCATTATTATAGCCCTAGCTTTCGTATCGCTTTAAGGCATGACATAAGAATGCCAGATATTTTTCCACCTTATGCTTCACCTTTTAGCATATATCATTATTGGTGGATAGAGTAA
- a CDS encoding S4 domain-containing protein — MRLDKFLNAVNLTKRRAIAQDMCANGVVLVNGVVSKSSKEVKVNDIITLKFLESTHQYKVLQIPTLKTIPKSMKHEYVLELDS, encoded by the coding sequence ATGCGATTAGATAAATTCTTAAATGCAGTCAATCTTACAAAACGAAGAGCAATAGCCCAAGATATGTGTGCTAATGGTGTTGTGCTTGTAAATGGTGTGGTATCAAAAAGCTCAAAAGAAGTCAAAGTAAATGACATTATTACCTTAAAGTTTTTGGAATCAACACATCAATATAAAGTCTTACAAATCCCAACATTAAAAACTATACCAAAAAGCATGAAACATGAGTATGTTTTGGAGTTAGATTCTTAA
- a CDS encoding leucyl aminopeptidase, with the protein MQYNSKVNLVISKEEKGAKILFVDKTMLEDSKNSKKIPDFTLLKERGYKGSGVFFAQSSKILYIGLENKETESYANAISTAYKSMKNLKLDEVSLSFRGLDESVQIAILQGFLLGSYEFSGYKHKRDDEADSKITIHCIGLKESLLEQVSIICANVNFVRNVVNTPPNIANSIFLSELAQNETIKLAKKYKNAEINATLRSNSYMEEQKMGAFLAVNQASNYPAYLAHLSYKPKKPKKKVVIVGKGLVYDTGGLSLKPADYMTTMKADKGGACAVLGAFLAAVQLGLDVELHAIMGITDNAIGKNAYRPDDVLISREKKSIEVKNTDAEGRLVLADCLSYAQDLDADIIIDFATLTGACVVALGEYTSGVMGFNEKLKQQFVESALKSGELAHTLPFNTHLKKLIESKIADVSNTSSSRYGGAITAGLFLAEFIREEYKDKWLHIDIAGPAYVEKEWGVNPYGASGIGVRSCVEFLQTIV; encoded by the coding sequence ATGCAATACAATTCTAAAGTCAATCTAGTCATAAGCAAAGAGGAAAAAGGCGCTAAGATTCTATTTGTTGATAAGACAATGTTAGAAGATTCTAAAAATAGCAAAAAAATCCCTGATTTCACGCTATTAAAAGAGCGTGGTTATAAGGGTAGTGGTGTATTTTTTGCTCAAAGCAGCAAGATTCTATATATAGGTTTAGAAAATAAAGAGACAGAAAGCTATGCAAATGCGATAAGCACAGCATATAAATCTATGAAAAATCTTAAGTTAGATGAAGTGAGTTTGTCTTTTAGAGGCTTAGATGAGAGTGTGCAAATTGCCATTTTGCAAGGCTTTTTACTTGGTAGTTATGAATTCAGTGGCTATAAGCATAAAAGAGATGATGAAGCGGATTCTAAGATTACAATCCATTGTATCGGCTTAAAAGAGAGTCTTTTAGAGCAAGTAAGTATTATATGTGCTAATGTGAATTTTGTGCGTAATGTGGTAAATACGCCACCAAATATCGCAAACTCAATATTTCTATCTGAACTCGCTCAAAATGAGACTATAAAACTAGCAAAAAAATATAAAAATGCCGAAATAAATGCAACTTTGCGTAGTAATTCATACATGGAAGAACAAAAAATGGGGGCATTTCTAGCGGTAAATCAAGCCTCAAACTATCCTGCATATCTAGCTCACCTAAGCTACAAGCCTAAAAAGCCAAAGAAAAAGGTTGTTATCGTAGGTAAAGGGCTAGTGTATGATACAGGTGGATTGAGCCTAAAACCTGCTGACTACATGACGACAATGAAAGCTGATAAAGGCGGGGCATGTGCGGTGCTTGGTGCGTTTTTAGCGGCGGTGCAGCTAGGACTTGATGTCGAATTACACGCAATTATGGGGATAACAGATAATGCTATCGGTAAAAATGCCTATCGACCCGATGATGTGCTAATCTCAAGGGAGAAAAAGAGTATTGAGGTGAAAAACACTGATGCGGAAGGCAGATTAGTATTGGCTGATTGTTTGAGCTATGCACAAGATTTAGATGCGGATATTATCATTGACTTTGCGACACTTACAGGTGCGTGTGTGGTGGCACTTGGGGAATATACAAGTGGCGTTATGGGCTTTAATGAGAAGTTAAAACAGCAATTTGTAGAATCTGCCTTGAAATCCGGTGAATTGGCTCATACATTGCCCTTTAACACGCATTTAAAAAAGCTTATAGAATCTAAAATAGCTGATGTAAGCAATACTTCAAGCTCTCGCTATGGCGGGGCTATTACTGCGGGATTATTCTTGGCTGAATTTATTAGAGAAGAATATAAGGATAAGTGGCTACATATCGATATCGCAGGTCCTGCGTATGTAGAGAAAGAATGGGGTGTAAATCCTTATGGTGCAAGTGGCATTGGTGTGCGATCTTGCGTTGAGTTTTTACAAACGATTGTTTAA
- a CDS encoding DedA family protein, which produces MEKIKQNLKSIIVGSIVIIIAISLFLYVKNSNFSFEESIKSLWENHVQDWGYVILFCWSILEGEWGLLLAGIAAHQGHLDVYWCIFIAGLGGFTGDQIYFYIGRLRKEYVHKKFRSQRRKFALASRLMQKYGWPIIFVQRYMYGLRTIIPISIGLTRYSALKFALINLISAWAWAAITIVPAWYFGAEILDIITSVFAKIKENLLLFAILLAIIVGFIATFIWWRKKHTKEKR; this is translated from the coding sequence ATGGAGAAAATAAAACAGAATCTAAAAAGCATTATTGTAGGTAGCATTGTTATCATCATAGCAATTTCGCTTTTTTTGTATGTGAAGAATTCAAATTTTTCATTTGAAGAAAGCATTAAATCTTTGTGGGAAAATCATGTGCAAGATTGGGGCTATGTGATTTTGTTTTGTTGGAGTATTTTGGAGGGAGAATGGGGGCTTTTACTCGCAGGGATTGCAGCACATCAAGGGCATTTAGATGTGTATTGGTGTATCTTTATCGCGGGGCTTGGAGGCTTTACAGGAGATCAAATCTATTTTTACATAGGTAGGCTAAGAAAAGAGTATGTGCATAAGAAATTTCGCAGTCAAAGGCGTAAATTTGCCCTTGCAAGTAGGCTTATGCAAAAATATGGCTGGCCCATTATTTTCGTGCAAAGATACATGTATGGTTTAAGGACAATCATTCCTATAAGCATTGGTTTGACACGATATTCTGCCCTAAAGTTTGCTTTAATAAATCTTATATCAGCGTGGGCTTGGGCAGCTATCACAATCGTTCCAGCGTGGTATTTTGGTGCGGAAATACTTGATATTATCACAAGTGTTTTTGCAAAAATCAAAGAGAATCTATTATTATTTGCTATTTTATTAGCTATAATTGTAGGCTTTATTGCCACATTTATATGGTGGAGAAAAAAACACACTAAGGAAAAACGCTAA